The proteins below are encoded in one region of Aequorivita iocasae:
- a CDS encoding phage tail protein produces the protein MSISDPTLAEISMFGGNFNPRFWANCDGQLLPINSNQALFSLLGTTYGGDGRTTFGLPELRGRVAVHTGSGPGLTPRQMGERSGTETNTLTVAQLPSHGHAINAKEEGSTDNPSGAFIAGDGTNAFGASADVAMSNTSVANTGGSQAVNNMQPYMVVRYIIALQGVFPSRN, from the coding sequence ATGTCAATATCAGATCCAACGCTTGCAGAAATCTCTATGTTTGGAGGTAATTTTAATCCACGGTTTTGGGCCAATTGTGATGGTCAATTATTGCCAATTAATTCAAACCAGGCTCTTTTTTCTTTGCTAGGAACGACCTATGGAGGTGACGGCCGAACTACTTTTGGTCTTCCAGAACTAAGAGGAAGAGTTGCAGTACACACGGGCTCCGGTCCTGGACTTACTCCCCGGCAAATGGGGGAAAGATCGGGTACAGAAACCAATACCTTAACCGTTGCACAATTACCATCGCATGGGCATGCTATAAATGCTAAAGAAGAAGGATCCACCGATAATCCAAGCGGTGCCTTCATTGCTGGGGACGGTACAAACGCTTTTGGCGCTTCCGCAGATGTAGCAATGTCTAATACATCAGTAGCCAATACAGGAGGAAGTCAAGCAGTAAACAATATGCAGCCCTATATGGTGGTTCGATATATTATTGCGCTTCAAGGAGTCTTTCCTTCAAGAAATTAA